The Limnospira fusiformis SAG 85.79 genomic interval TGCTAATCTTAGCATCTATAGGTGCTGCTTTTGGCCCAATCAATTGGTTTTAGTTCACCTTAAGTATGGAGGGGTCAAACATGATGGGAATTTGACGGCAATATTCTACGTTTTTATCGGCATTATTGCACTCGGTATTGGTCTTTATTTGATAATTTCTCCCTTTGCATTTGTTATCGGATTATGCAAGCCTAGCATTGTACTTAATGACAAGAAGCCACAAACCAGAATGAGAGTCCTAAAGAGTTCCGGTATTACCAGCATTATTCTGGTTTTGGTTCTGAATGGATTATCTTCTGTTACGGCGGAAGAAAATGACAAGACTTATATGGCAAAATCTTCCACGTTTGTAGCAGCATCCACTTATAGGCCCGAACCTCAAAAATCGAAACCAGTAGCAAAACCGGTCCCCACAGAAACTTGGATAAATGTAAGGAATGATCGTGCAGTTAAAATTGCAGGCATTCAAATGCTCGATACCATTTTTCCTAGCAATGATTTTATGGAAAATGTAGAGTCAAAAGGCGGTCAACTGGCGGTTGTTGGGTTAGAAATGAAAAACACAGGAAACCAATCCGGTAGTATAACCTGGTCAAGCTATAAGCTGATTGATAGCCAAGGTCGGAAATATAACGAAATCAATGATTTTTCAGAAACCTTAAGTATCAATCAATGGCTGAAGGACAAAGGGATCGAACCGAGTAGTCAATTATTTCCAGGACAGGTTGTCCCAATTGTTAAAGTATTTCGTGTAGCTAGTGATGCTTCTGGTTTTAAATTAGAAGTTAATGGCAAGAGAATCGACATTAGGGAAGACGACTTATTCGCTATTTACTAGGTTAATATTGTCAGTCGTTTATACTCATAAACCGGGTGTCTTATATCTCTGTTTCATGAAAAACGAGATAGTATTTCAGA includes:
- a CDS encoding DUF4352 domain-containing protein; this encodes MVLVHLKYGGVKHDGNLTAIFYVFIGIIALGIGLYLIISPFAFVIGLCKPSIVLNDKKPQTRMRVLKSSGITSIILVLVLNGLSSVTAEENDKTYMAKSSTFVAASTYRPEPQKSKPVAKPVPTETWINVRNDRAVKIAGIQMLDTIFPSNDFMENVESKGGQLAVVGLEMKNTGNQSGSITWSSYKLIDSQGRKYNEINDFSETLSINQWLKDKGIEPSSQLFPGQVVPIVKVFRVASDASGFKLEVNGKRIDIREDDLFAIY